One segment of Paenibacillus rhizovicinus DNA contains the following:
- a CDS encoding helix-turn-helix domain-containing protein — protein sequence MYNMLIVDDEKFAAEGILHCQDWRAHGIASVWMAGSAVEARAILLESRVDILVCDIEMPDEDGLSLVRWAKEYSAHTEAVFLTCHSEFAYAKEAFQLKSFDYLLKPVDSEELAGVVSQMVGVIQEREERSRHTELYREYRDLWSRQQPLLAERFWQDLLSRRILSFGDFLERAMKDAQLQLLPGERVLPVLISIEEWKRQLPERDLDMMLYAVKKSAEELLLAGRRGHIVTDKDGVPFVMVYAAEAEQAALGAEHWAAAGSRFIEACSQYFYCQVSCYVGYSADVHDAPECCDRLRDMERSNLTSTHAVHVYRPAAVPCAAAISDTAAADAAEAADLSELPGYMLGGQREKAVLFVQRVCGDLERASALQPKQLERYYHDLLQAIYHFLGLKGHSIHQIPNASIWISMPIRSLAQYKHWAINLVSAVMDAVREESESGGFVQQALAFMKAGVEEAISREDVAAHVRLNPAYLSRLFKKETGKNLIDYLIEIKMKRAKQLLDTTNMTVSMIAQQVGYANFSHFTKTFRKYYGVNPQEHRSGRGQSQ from the coding sequence ATGTATAACATGCTGATCGTGGACGACGAGAAATTCGCCGCCGAAGGCATTCTGCACTGCCAGGATTGGCGGGCGCACGGCATTGCTTCGGTATGGATGGCGGGCAGCGCCGTCGAAGCGAGAGCGATTCTACTGGAGAGCCGGGTGGACATTCTTGTCTGCGATATCGAGATGCCCGACGAGGACGGCTTGTCGCTGGTGCGCTGGGCCAAAGAATATTCCGCGCATACGGAGGCGGTCTTCCTGACCTGCCACAGCGAGTTTGCGTATGCGAAGGAAGCGTTCCAGCTGAAGAGCTTCGATTATTTGCTCAAGCCGGTGGACAGCGAGGAGCTGGCAGGCGTCGTGTCGCAGATGGTCGGCGTCATTCAGGAACGGGAGGAGCGGTCGCGCCATACGGAGCTGTACCGGGAGTACCGCGATTTGTGGAGCAGGCAGCAGCCGCTGCTTGCCGAGCGGTTCTGGCAGGATCTCCTGTCGCGGCGGATTTTGTCGTTCGGCGATTTCCTGGAGCGGGCGATGAAGGATGCGCAGCTGCAGCTGCTTCCCGGGGAGCGGGTGCTGCCGGTGCTGATCAGCATCGAGGAATGGAAACGGCAGCTGCCGGAGCGCGACCTCGACATGATGCTCTATGCAGTGAAGAAATCTGCGGAGGAATTGCTGCTGGCCGGGCGGCGCGGGCATATCGTGACGGACAAGGACGGCGTGCCTTTCGTCATGGTTTACGCGGCGGAGGCAGAACAGGCCGCGCTCGGAGCCGAGCATTGGGCGGCGGCTGGCAGCCGGTTCATTGAGGCGTGCAGCCAATATTTCTATTGCCAAGTTTCCTGCTACGTTGGCTATTCGGCCGATGTCCACGACGCGCCCGAATGCTGCGATCGGCTGCGCGATATGGAGCGGAGTAATTTGACGAGCACCCATGCCGTGCATGTGTACCGTCCTGCCGCCGTTCCTTGCGCTGCCGCCATTTCCGATACCGCTGCGGCGGATGCGGCGGAGGCCGCGGATTTGTCGGAGCTGCCGGGCTATATGCTGGGCGGCCAGAGGGAGAAGGCCGTCTTGTTCGTTCAGCGCGTCTGCGGCGACCTCGAGCGCGCATCGGCGCTGCAGCCGAAGCAGCTGGAGAGGTACTATCACGATTTGCTGCAGGCGATCTACCATTTCCTCGGGCTGAAGGGGCACAGTATTCATCAAATCCCGAACGCGTCGATATGGATTTCGATGCCGATTCGCAGCTTGGCGCAATACAAGCATTGGGCGATCAATCTCGTATCCGCCGTGATGGATGCCGTGCGGGAAGAGAGCGAATCCGGCGGCTTCGTCCAGCAGGCGCTCGCTTTCATGAAGGCGGGCGTCGAAGAAGCGATCTCGCGCGAAGACGTTGCCGCGCATGTGCGTCTGAATCCCGCTTACTTGTCGCGCCTCTTCAAGAAGGAAACCGGCAAGAACCTGATCGACTACCTCATCGAGATCAAGATGAAACGGGCCAAGCAGCTGCTGGATACGACGAACATGACGGTCAGCATGATCGCCCAGCAGGTGGGCTACGCGAACTTCTCGCATTTCACGAAGACGTTCCGCAAGTATTACGGGGTCAATCCCCAGGAGCACCGGAGCGGACGGGGACAGTCGCAATAA